The Camelus bactrianus isolate YW-2024 breed Bactrian camel chromosome 32, ASM4877302v1, whole genome shotgun sequence genome includes a region encoding these proteins:
- the P2RX2 gene encoding P2X purinoceptor 2 isoform X9 — MGCPAGSPGAGVPGEGPPGSPKWQGPHWAGSKEVARRERAQGLENAGGDRAGPSRPAKPTRPPRSGDGASIPRAPSRLGKGGIPSLTRCPLQSWLCPSAQVRVHRAEELPGQRDGPRELRHHQGQRHHLVRAQSVGRGGGGSVFSIITRIEVTPFQSLGTCAESMRVNSATCDSDEDCVAGQLDMLGNASFSVRWPPISPSSSRTASTTPNSSSPSKSHWATATRDGLGWELPPWNVLSGGARLLPSLHLMPLGLVLRGNIEHRKDGYLKHCTFHEVSDLYCPIFKLGYIVEQAGENFTELAHTGGVIGVIINWDCDLDLSASKCNPKYSFRRLDPKHVPASSGYNFRFAKYYKINGSTTRTLIKAYGIRIDIIVHGQAGKFSLIPTIINLATALTSIGVGSFLCDWILLTFMNKNKVYSHKKFDKMPEVWPSSEPTPTFRHAAPETWACPGP; from the exons ATGGGGTGCCCCGCGGGGTCCCCAGGGGCGGGAGTGCCCGGGGAGGGGCCGCCGGGGAGTCCTAAATGGCAGGGGCCACACTGGGCTGGGAGCAAGGAGGTCGCCCGGCGAGAACGGGCACAGGGGCTGGAGAACGCTGGGGGCGACCGGGCTGGCCCCTCCCGGCCCGCAAAGCCTACCCGGCCTCCGAGGAGCGGTGATGGAGCCTCGATCCCGCGGGCGCCGAGCCGACTTGGTAAGGGAGGGATCCCGAGTCTAACCCGGTGTCCGCTCCAGAGCTGGCTCTGTCCGTCTGCACAGGTACGTGTTCATCGTGCAGAAGAGCTACCAGGACAGCGAGACGGGCCCCGAGAGCTCCGTCATCACCAAGGTCAAAGGCATCACCTTGTCCGAGCACAAAGTGTGGGACGTGGAGGA GGGGGCAGCGTGTTCAGCATCATCACCAGGATAGAGGTCACCCCTTTCCAGAGCCTCGGAACCTGCGCCGAG AGTATGAGGGTCAACAGCGCCACCTGCGACTCGGACGAGGACTGTGTGGCTGGGCAGCTGGACATGCTGGGAAACG CCAGTTTCTCGGTAAGATGGCCCCCAATTTCACCATCCTCGTCAAGAACAGCATCCACTACCCCAAATTCCAGTTCTCCAAGTAAGAGCCATTGGGCCACGGCAACAAGGGACGGGCTGGGGTGGGAGCTGCCTCCTTGGAATGTGCTGTCTGGGGGTGCAAGGCTTCTGCCCTCTCTCCACCTGATGCCGCTGGGCCTTGTCCTCAGGGGCAATATCGAGCACCGGAAGGATGGCTACCTGAAACACTGCACATTTCATGAGGTCTCTGACCTCTACTGCCCCATTTTCAAGCTGGGCTACATCGTGGAGCAGGCAGGGGAGAACTTCACGGAGCTGGCACACACG GGTGGTGTCATTGGGGTCATTATCAACTGGGACTGTGACCTGGACCTGTCGGCATCAAAGTGCAACCCCAAATACTCCTTTCGGAGGCTTGACCCCAAGCACGTCCCAGCTTCATCTGGCTACAACTTCAG GTTCGCCAAGTATTACAAGATAAATGGCAGCACCACCCGCACACTCATCAAAGCCTACGGGATCCGCATTGACATCATTGTGCACGGACAG GCAGGGAAGTTCAGCCTGATCCCCACCATCATTAACCTGGCCACTGCGCTGACCTCCATCGGGGTG GGCTCCTTCCTGTGCGACTGGATCTTGCTAACATTCATGAACAAAAACAAGGTCTACAGCCATAAGAAATTCGACAAG ATGCCCGAGGTTTGGCCCAGCTCTGAGCCCACTCCCACCTTCCGCCATGCTGCACCAGAGACCTGGGCCTGTCCGGGCCCCTGA
- the P2RX2 gene encoding P2X purinoceptor 2 isoform X3, translating into MGCPAGSPGAGVPGEGPPGSPKWQGPHWAGSKEVARRERAQGLENAGGDRAGPSRPAKPTRPPRSGDGASIPRAPSRLGKGGIPSLTRCPLQSWLCPSAQVRVHRAEELPGQRDGPRELRHHQGQRHHLVRAQSVGRGGGGSVFSIITRIEVTPFQSLGTCAESMRVNSATCDSDEDCVAGQLDMLGNASFSVRWPPISPSSSRTASTTPNSSSPSKSHWATATRDGLGWELPPWNVLSGGARLLPSLHLMPLGLVLRGNIEHRKDGYLKHCTFHEVSDLYCPIFKLGYIVEQAGENFTELAHTGGVIGVIINWDCDLDLSASKCNPKYSFRRLDPKHVPASSGYNFRFAKYYKINGSTTRTLIKAYGIRIDIIVHGQGSFLCDWILLTFMNKNKVYSHKKFDKVCTPRHSSGSWPVTLALVLGQAPPPPYPCSTDPGEAGHLQGEGQSQEGAVPPPRPRPTSAPSEQMVDAPSRGAGPGLCASQPSQQDYTLTDARGLAQL; encoded by the exons ATGGGGTGCCCCGCGGGGTCCCCAGGGGCGGGAGTGCCCGGGGAGGGGCCGCCGGGGAGTCCTAAATGGCAGGGGCCACACTGGGCTGGGAGCAAGGAGGTCGCCCGGCGAGAACGGGCACAGGGGCTGGAGAACGCTGGGGGCGACCGGGCTGGCCCCTCCCGGCCCGCAAAGCCTACCCGGCCTCCGAGGAGCGGTGATGGAGCCTCGATCCCGCGGGCGCCGAGCCGACTTGGTAAGGGAGGGATCCCGAGTCTAACCCGGTGTCCGCTCCAGAGCTGGCTCTGTCCGTCTGCACAGGTACGTGTTCATCGTGCAGAAGAGCTACCAGGACAGCGAGACGGGCCCCGAGAGCTCCGTCATCACCAAGGTCAAAGGCATCACCTTGTCCGAGCACAAAGTGTGGGACGTGGAGGA GGGGGCAGCGTGTTCAGCATCATCACCAGGATAGAGGTCACCCCTTTCCAGAGCCTCGGAACCTGCGCCGAG AGTATGAGGGTCAACAGCGCCACCTGCGACTCGGACGAGGACTGTGTGGCTGGGCAGCTGGACATGCTGGGAAACG CCAGTTTCTCGGTAAGATGGCCCCCAATTTCACCATCCTCGTCAAGAACAGCATCCACTACCCCAAATTCCAGTTCTCCAAGTAAGAGCCATTGGGCCACGGCAACAAGGGACGGGCTGGGGTGGGAGCTGCCTCCTTGGAATGTGCTGTCTGGGGGTGCAAGGCTTCTGCCCTCTCTCCACCTGATGCCGCTGGGCCTTGTCCTCAGGGGCAATATCGAGCACCGGAAGGATGGCTACCTGAAACACTGCACATTTCATGAGGTCTCTGACCTCTACTGCCCCATTTTCAAGCTGGGCTACATCGTGGAGCAGGCAGGGGAGAACTTCACGGAGCTGGCACACACG GGTGGTGTCATTGGGGTCATTATCAACTGGGACTGTGACCTGGACCTGTCGGCATCAAAGTGCAACCCCAAATACTCCTTTCGGAGGCTTGACCCCAAGCACGTCCCAGCTTCATCTGGCTACAACTTCAG GTTCGCCAAGTATTACAAGATAAATGGCAGCACCACCCGCACACTCATCAAAGCCTACGGGATCCGCATTGACATCATTGTGCACGGACAG GGCTCCTTCCTGTGCGACTGGATCTTGCTAACATTCATGAACAAAAACAAGGTCTACAGCCATAAGAAATTCGACAAGGTGTGTACCCCAAGACACTCCTCAGGTAGCTGGCCTGTAACCCTGGCCCTTGTTttgggccaggcccctcccccaccctatcCCTGCTCCACAGACCCCGGGGAGGCAGGCCATCTTCAGGGTgaagggcagagccaggaaggAGCTGTCCCACCCCCACGACCTCGCCCCACCTCCGCCCCATCTGAGCAGATGGTGGATGCTCCCAGCCGGGGTGCAGGACCAGGGCTCTGTGCCTCCCAGCCTTCCCAACAGGACTACACACTCACAGATGCCCGAGGTTTGGCCCAGCTCTGA
- the P2RX2 gene encoding P2X purinoceptor 2 isoform X5, with product MAAAEPKPPAGVAAARRLARGCWSAFWDYETPKVIVVKNRRLGVMYRSVQLLILLYFVWWVRVHRAEELPGQRDGPRELRHHQGQRHHLVRAQSVGRGGGGSVFSIITRIEVTPFQSLGTCAESMRVNSATCDSDEDCVAGQLDMLGNASFSVRWPPISPSSSRTASTTPNSSSPSKSHWATATRDGLGWELPPWNVLSGGARLLPSLHLMPLGLVLRGNIEHRKDGYLKHCTFHEVSDLYCPIFKLGYIVEQAGENFTELAHTGGVIGVIINWDCDLDLSASKCNPKYSFRRLDPKHVPASSGYNFRFAKYYKINGSTTRTLIKAYGIRIDIIVHGQAGKFSLIPTIINLATALTSIGVGSFLCDWILLTFMNKNKVYSHKKFDKVCTPRHSSGSWPVTLALVLGQAPPPPYPCSTDPGEAGHLQGEGQSQEGAVPPPRPRPTSAPSEQMVDAPSRGAGPGLCASQPSQQDYTLTDARGLAQL from the exons ATGGCGGCTGCCGAGCCCAAGCCCCCCGCGGGGGTGGCCGCGGCCCGGCGCCTGGCCCGGGGCTGCTGGTCCGCGTTCTGGGACTACGAGACGCCCAAGGTGATCGTGGTGAAGAACCGGCGCCTGGGCGTCATGTACCGCTCGGTGCAGCTGCTCATTCTGCTCTACTTCGTGTGGTGG GTACGTGTTCATCGTGCAGAAGAGCTACCAGGACAGCGAGACGGGCCCCGAGAGCTCCGTCATCACCAAGGTCAAAGGCATCACCTTGTCCGAGCACAAAGTGTGGGACGTGGAGGA GGGGGCAGCGTGTTCAGCATCATCACCAGGATAGAGGTCACCCCTTTCCAGAGCCTCGGAACCTGCGCCGAG AGTATGAGGGTCAACAGCGCCACCTGCGACTCGGACGAGGACTGTGTGGCTGGGCAGCTGGACATGCTGGGAAACG CCAGTTTCTCGGTAAGATGGCCCCCAATTTCACCATCCTCGTCAAGAACAGCATCCACTACCCCAAATTCCAGTTCTCCAAGTAAGAGCCATTGGGCCACGGCAACAAGGGACGGGCTGGGGTGGGAGCTGCCTCCTTGGAATGTGCTGTCTGGGGGTGCAAGGCTTCTGCCCTCTCTCCACCTGATGCCGCTGGGCCTTGTCCTCAGGGGCAATATCGAGCACCGGAAGGATGGCTACCTGAAACACTGCACATTTCATGAGGTCTCTGACCTCTACTGCCCCATTTTCAAGCTGGGCTACATCGTGGAGCAGGCAGGGGAGAACTTCACGGAGCTGGCACACACG GGTGGTGTCATTGGGGTCATTATCAACTGGGACTGTGACCTGGACCTGTCGGCATCAAAGTGCAACCCCAAATACTCCTTTCGGAGGCTTGACCCCAAGCACGTCCCAGCTTCATCTGGCTACAACTTCAG GTTCGCCAAGTATTACAAGATAAATGGCAGCACCACCCGCACACTCATCAAAGCCTACGGGATCCGCATTGACATCATTGTGCACGGACAG GCAGGGAAGTTCAGCCTGATCCCCACCATCATTAACCTGGCCACTGCGCTGACCTCCATCGGGGTG GGCTCCTTCCTGTGCGACTGGATCTTGCTAACATTCATGAACAAAAACAAGGTCTACAGCCATAAGAAATTCGACAAGGTGTGTACCCCAAGACACTCCTCAGGTAGCTGGCCTGTAACCCTGGCCCTTGTTttgggccaggcccctcccccaccctatcCCTGCTCCACAGACCCCGGGGAGGCAGGCCATCTTCAGGGTgaagggcagagccaggaaggAGCTGTCCCACCCCCACGACCTCGCCCCACCTCCGCCCCATCTGAGCAGATGGTGGATGCTCCCAGCCGGGGTGCAGGACCAGGGCTCTGTGCCTCCCAGCCTTCCCAACAGGACTACACACTCACAGATGCCCGAGGTTTGGCCCAGCTCTGA
- the P2RX2 gene encoding P2X purinoceptor 2 isoform X11 translates to MGCPAGSPGAGVPGEGPPGSPKWQGPHWAGSKEVARRERAQGLENAGGDRAGPSRPAKPTRPPRSGDGASIPRAPSRLGKGGIPSLTRCPLQSWLCPSAQVRVHRAEELPGQRDGPRELRHHQGQRHHLVRAQSVGRGGGGSVFSIITRIEVTPFQSLGTCAESMRVNSATCDSDEDCVAGQLDMLGNASFSVRWPPISPSSSRTASTTPNSSSPSKSHWATATRDGLGWELPPWNVLSGGARLLPSLHLMPLGLVLRGNIEHRKDGYLKHCTFHEVSDLYCPIFKLGYIVEQAGENFTELAHTGGVIGVIINWDCDLDLSASKCNPKYSFRRLDPKHVPASSGYNFRFAKYYKINGSTTRTLIKAYGIRIDIIVHGQGSFLCDWILLTFMNKNKVYSHKKFDKMPEVWPSSEPTPTFRHAAPETWACPGP, encoded by the exons ATGGGGTGCCCCGCGGGGTCCCCAGGGGCGGGAGTGCCCGGGGAGGGGCCGCCGGGGAGTCCTAAATGGCAGGGGCCACACTGGGCTGGGAGCAAGGAGGTCGCCCGGCGAGAACGGGCACAGGGGCTGGAGAACGCTGGGGGCGACCGGGCTGGCCCCTCCCGGCCCGCAAAGCCTACCCGGCCTCCGAGGAGCGGTGATGGAGCCTCGATCCCGCGGGCGCCGAGCCGACTTGGTAAGGGAGGGATCCCGAGTCTAACCCGGTGTCCGCTCCAGAGCTGGCTCTGTCCGTCTGCACAGGTACGTGTTCATCGTGCAGAAGAGCTACCAGGACAGCGAGACGGGCCCCGAGAGCTCCGTCATCACCAAGGTCAAAGGCATCACCTTGTCCGAGCACAAAGTGTGGGACGTGGAGGA GGGGGCAGCGTGTTCAGCATCATCACCAGGATAGAGGTCACCCCTTTCCAGAGCCTCGGAACCTGCGCCGAG AGTATGAGGGTCAACAGCGCCACCTGCGACTCGGACGAGGACTGTGTGGCTGGGCAGCTGGACATGCTGGGAAACG CCAGTTTCTCGGTAAGATGGCCCCCAATTTCACCATCCTCGTCAAGAACAGCATCCACTACCCCAAATTCCAGTTCTCCAAGTAAGAGCCATTGGGCCACGGCAACAAGGGACGGGCTGGGGTGGGAGCTGCCTCCTTGGAATGTGCTGTCTGGGGGTGCAAGGCTTCTGCCCTCTCTCCACCTGATGCCGCTGGGCCTTGTCCTCAGGGGCAATATCGAGCACCGGAAGGATGGCTACCTGAAACACTGCACATTTCATGAGGTCTCTGACCTCTACTGCCCCATTTTCAAGCTGGGCTACATCGTGGAGCAGGCAGGGGAGAACTTCACGGAGCTGGCACACACG GGTGGTGTCATTGGGGTCATTATCAACTGGGACTGTGACCTGGACCTGTCGGCATCAAAGTGCAACCCCAAATACTCCTTTCGGAGGCTTGACCCCAAGCACGTCCCAGCTTCATCTGGCTACAACTTCAG GTTCGCCAAGTATTACAAGATAAATGGCAGCACCACCCGCACACTCATCAAAGCCTACGGGATCCGCATTGACATCATTGTGCACGGACAG GGCTCCTTCCTGTGCGACTGGATCTTGCTAACATTCATGAACAAAAACAAGGTCTACAGCCATAAGAAATTCGACAAG ATGCCCGAGGTTTGGCCCAGCTCTGAGCCCACTCCCACCTTCCGCCATGCTGCACCAGAGACCTGGGCCTGTCCGGGCCCCTGA
- the P2RX2 gene encoding P2X purinoceptor 2 isoform X6, translating into MAAAEPKPPAGVAAARRLARGCWSAFWDYETPKVIVVKNRRLGVMYRSVQLLILLYFVWYVFIVQKSYQDSETGPESSVITKVKGITLSEHKVWDVEEYVKPPEGGSVFSIITRIEVTPFQSLGTCAESMRVNSATCDSDEDCVAGQLDMLGNGLRTGRCVPYYHGSSKTCEVTGWCPVEDGASVSQFLGKMAPNFTILVKNSIHYPKFQFSKGNIEHRKDGYLKHCTFHEVSDLYCPIFKLGYIVEQAGENFTELAHTGGVIGVIINWDCDLDLSASKCNPKYSFRRLDPKHVPASSGYNFRFAKYYKINGSTTRTLIKAYGIRIDIIVHGQAGKFSLIPTIINLATALTSIGVGSFLCDWILLTFMNKNKVYSHKKFDKVCTPRHSSGSWPVTLALVLGQAPPPPYPCSTDPGEAGHLQGEGQSQEGAVPPPRPRPTSAPSEQMVDAPSRGAGPGLCASQPSQQDYTLTDARGLAQL; encoded by the exons ATGGCGGCTGCCGAGCCCAAGCCCCCCGCGGGGGTGGCCGCGGCCCGGCGCCTGGCCCGGGGCTGCTGGTCCGCGTTCTGGGACTACGAGACGCCCAAGGTGATCGTGGTGAAGAACCGGCGCCTGGGCGTCATGTACCGCTCGGTGCAGCTGCTCATTCTGCTCTACTTCGTGTG GTACGTGTTCATCGTGCAGAAGAGCTACCAGGACAGCGAGACGGGCCCCGAGAGCTCCGTCATCACCAAGGTCAAAGGCATCACCTTGTCCGAGCACAAAGTGTGGGACGTGGAGGAGTACGTGAAACCCCCCGAG GGGGGCAGCGTGTTCAGCATCATCACCAGGATAGAGGTCACCCCTTTCCAGAGCCTCGGAACCTGCGCCGAG AGTATGAGGGTCAACAGCGCCACCTGCGACTCGGACGAGGACTGTGTGGCTGGGCAGCTGGACATGCTGGGAAACG GCTTGCGAACCGGGCGCTGCGTACCTTACTACCACGGGTCCTCCAAGACCTGCGAGGTGACCGGCTGGTGCCCGGTGGAAGACGGGGCCTCAGTCAG CCAGTTTCTCGGTAAGATGGCCCCCAATTTCACCATCCTCGTCAAGAACAGCATCCACTACCCCAAATTCCAGTTCTCCAA GGGCAATATCGAGCACCGGAAGGATGGCTACCTGAAACACTGCACATTTCATGAGGTCTCTGACCTCTACTGCCCCATTTTCAAGCTGGGCTACATCGTGGAGCAGGCAGGGGAGAACTTCACGGAGCTGGCACACACG GGTGGTGTCATTGGGGTCATTATCAACTGGGACTGTGACCTGGACCTGTCGGCATCAAAGTGCAACCCCAAATACTCCTTTCGGAGGCTTGACCCCAAGCACGTCCCAGCTTCATCTGGCTACAACTTCAG GTTCGCCAAGTATTACAAGATAAATGGCAGCACCACCCGCACACTCATCAAAGCCTACGGGATCCGCATTGACATCATTGTGCACGGACAG GCAGGGAAGTTCAGCCTGATCCCCACCATCATTAACCTGGCCACTGCGCTGACCTCCATCGGGGTG GGCTCCTTCCTGTGCGACTGGATCTTGCTAACATTCATGAACAAAAACAAGGTCTACAGCCATAAGAAATTCGACAAGGTGTGTACCCCAAGACACTCCTCAGGTAGCTGGCCTGTAACCCTGGCCCTTGTTttgggccaggcccctcccccaccctatcCCTGCTCCACAGACCCCGGGGAGGCAGGCCATCTTCAGGGTgaagggcagagccaggaaggAGCTGTCCCACCCCCACGACCTCGCCCCACCTCCGCCCCATCTGAGCAGATGGTGGATGCTCCCAGCCGGGGTGCAGGACCAGGGCTCTGTGCCTCCCAGCCTTCCCAACAGGACTACACACTCACAGATGCCCGAGGTTTGGCCCAGCTCTGA
- the P2RX2 gene encoding P2X purinoceptor 2 isoform X7 — protein MGCPAGSPGAGVPGEGPPGSPKWQGPHWAGSKEVARRERAQGLENAGGDRAGPSRPAKPTRPPRSGDGASIPRAPSRLGKGGIPSLTRCPLQSWLCPSAQVRVHRAEELPGQRDGPRELRHHQGQRHHLVRAQSVGRGGGGSVFSIITRIEVTPFQSLGTCAESMRVNSATCDSDEDCVAGQLDMLGNASFSVRWPPISPSSSRTASTTPNSSSPSKSHWATATRDGLGWELPPWNVLSGGARLLPSLHLMPLGLVLRGNIEHRKDGYLKHCTFHEVSDLYCPIFKLGYIVEQAGENFTELAHTGGVIGVIINWDCDLDLSASKCNPKYSFRRLDPKHVPASSGYNFRFAKYYKINGSTTRTLIKAYGIRIDIIVHGQAGKFSLIPTIINLATALTSIGVGSFLCDWILLTFMNKNKVYSHKKFDKMVDAPSRGAGPGLCASQPSQQDYTLTDARGLAQL, from the exons ATGGGGTGCCCCGCGGGGTCCCCAGGGGCGGGAGTGCCCGGGGAGGGGCCGCCGGGGAGTCCTAAATGGCAGGGGCCACACTGGGCTGGGAGCAAGGAGGTCGCCCGGCGAGAACGGGCACAGGGGCTGGAGAACGCTGGGGGCGACCGGGCTGGCCCCTCCCGGCCCGCAAAGCCTACCCGGCCTCCGAGGAGCGGTGATGGAGCCTCGATCCCGCGGGCGCCGAGCCGACTTGGTAAGGGAGGGATCCCGAGTCTAACCCGGTGTCCGCTCCAGAGCTGGCTCTGTCCGTCTGCACAGGTACGTGTTCATCGTGCAGAAGAGCTACCAGGACAGCGAGACGGGCCCCGAGAGCTCCGTCATCACCAAGGTCAAAGGCATCACCTTGTCCGAGCACAAAGTGTGGGACGTGGAGGA GGGGGCAGCGTGTTCAGCATCATCACCAGGATAGAGGTCACCCCTTTCCAGAGCCTCGGAACCTGCGCCGAG AGTATGAGGGTCAACAGCGCCACCTGCGACTCGGACGAGGACTGTGTGGCTGGGCAGCTGGACATGCTGGGAAACG CCAGTTTCTCGGTAAGATGGCCCCCAATTTCACCATCCTCGTCAAGAACAGCATCCACTACCCCAAATTCCAGTTCTCCAAGTAAGAGCCATTGGGCCACGGCAACAAGGGACGGGCTGGGGTGGGAGCTGCCTCCTTGGAATGTGCTGTCTGGGGGTGCAAGGCTTCTGCCCTCTCTCCACCTGATGCCGCTGGGCCTTGTCCTCAGGGGCAATATCGAGCACCGGAAGGATGGCTACCTGAAACACTGCACATTTCATGAGGTCTCTGACCTCTACTGCCCCATTTTCAAGCTGGGCTACATCGTGGAGCAGGCAGGGGAGAACTTCACGGAGCTGGCACACACG GGTGGTGTCATTGGGGTCATTATCAACTGGGACTGTGACCTGGACCTGTCGGCATCAAAGTGCAACCCCAAATACTCCTTTCGGAGGCTTGACCCCAAGCACGTCCCAGCTTCATCTGGCTACAACTTCAG GTTCGCCAAGTATTACAAGATAAATGGCAGCACCACCCGCACACTCATCAAAGCCTACGGGATCCGCATTGACATCATTGTGCACGGACAG GCAGGGAAGTTCAGCCTGATCCCCACCATCATTAACCTGGCCACTGCGCTGACCTCCATCGGGGTG GGCTCCTTCCTGTGCGACTGGATCTTGCTAACATTCATGAACAAAAACAAGGTCTACAGCCATAAGAAATTCGACAAG ATGGTGGATGCTCCCAGCCGGGGTGCAGGACCAGGGCTCTGTGCCTCCCAGCCTTCCCAACAGGACTACACACTCACAGATGCCCGAGGTTTGGCCCAGCTCTGA
- the P2RX2 gene encoding P2X purinoceptor 2 isoform X10 translates to MGCPAGSPGAGVPGEGPPGSPKWQGPHWAGSKEVARRERAQGLENAGGDRAGPSRPAKPTRPPRSGDGASIPRAPSRLGKGGIPSLTRCPLQSWLCPSAQVRVHRAEELPGQRDGPRELRHHQGQRHHLVRAQSVGRGGGGSVFSIITRIEVTPFQSLGTCAESMRVNSATCDSDEDCVAGQLDMLGNASFSVRWPPISPSSSRTASTTPNSSSPSKSHWATATRDGLGWELPPWNVLSGGARLLPSLHLMPLGLVLRGNIEHRKDGYLKHCTFHEVSDLYCPIFKLGYIVEQAGENFTELAHTGGVIGVIINWDCDLDLSASKCNPKYSFRRLDPKHVPASSGYNFRFAKYYKINGSTTRTLIKAYGIRIDIIVHGQGSFLCDWILLTFMNKNKVYSHKKFDKMVDAPSRGAGPGLCASQPSQQDYTLTDARGLAQL, encoded by the exons ATGGGGTGCCCCGCGGGGTCCCCAGGGGCGGGAGTGCCCGGGGAGGGGCCGCCGGGGAGTCCTAAATGGCAGGGGCCACACTGGGCTGGGAGCAAGGAGGTCGCCCGGCGAGAACGGGCACAGGGGCTGGAGAACGCTGGGGGCGACCGGGCTGGCCCCTCCCGGCCCGCAAAGCCTACCCGGCCTCCGAGGAGCGGTGATGGAGCCTCGATCCCGCGGGCGCCGAGCCGACTTGGTAAGGGAGGGATCCCGAGTCTAACCCGGTGTCCGCTCCAGAGCTGGCTCTGTCCGTCTGCACAGGTACGTGTTCATCGTGCAGAAGAGCTACCAGGACAGCGAGACGGGCCCCGAGAGCTCCGTCATCACCAAGGTCAAAGGCATCACCTTGTCCGAGCACAAAGTGTGGGACGTGGAGGA GGGGGCAGCGTGTTCAGCATCATCACCAGGATAGAGGTCACCCCTTTCCAGAGCCTCGGAACCTGCGCCGAG AGTATGAGGGTCAACAGCGCCACCTGCGACTCGGACGAGGACTGTGTGGCTGGGCAGCTGGACATGCTGGGAAACG CCAGTTTCTCGGTAAGATGGCCCCCAATTTCACCATCCTCGTCAAGAACAGCATCCACTACCCCAAATTCCAGTTCTCCAAGTAAGAGCCATTGGGCCACGGCAACAAGGGACGGGCTGGGGTGGGAGCTGCCTCCTTGGAATGTGCTGTCTGGGGGTGCAAGGCTTCTGCCCTCTCTCCACCTGATGCCGCTGGGCCTTGTCCTCAGGGGCAATATCGAGCACCGGAAGGATGGCTACCTGAAACACTGCACATTTCATGAGGTCTCTGACCTCTACTGCCCCATTTTCAAGCTGGGCTACATCGTGGAGCAGGCAGGGGAGAACTTCACGGAGCTGGCACACACG GGTGGTGTCATTGGGGTCATTATCAACTGGGACTGTGACCTGGACCTGTCGGCATCAAAGTGCAACCCCAAATACTCCTTTCGGAGGCTTGACCCCAAGCACGTCCCAGCTTCATCTGGCTACAACTTCAG GTTCGCCAAGTATTACAAGATAAATGGCAGCACCACCCGCACACTCATCAAAGCCTACGGGATCCGCATTGACATCATTGTGCACGGACAG GGCTCCTTCCTGTGCGACTGGATCTTGCTAACATTCATGAACAAAAACAAGGTCTACAGCCATAAGAAATTCGACAAG ATGGTGGATGCTCCCAGCCGGGGTGCAGGACCAGGGCTCTGTGCCTCCCAGCCTTCCCAACAGGACTACACACTCACAGATGCCCGAGGTTTGGCCCAGCTCTGA